From one Bombyx mori chromosome 5, ASM3026992v2 genomic stretch:
- the LOC119628548 gene encoding piggyBac transposable element-derived protein 4 isoform X8 yields MEQYVECGSSSGASTPKKTSTPKKRRNLSPRSNDSTPKKRRNLSPRSNDSTPKKRRNLSPRSNDPSPKKRRNLINSFSDRPRRDSEITTALNYGSEEESDEEEEGIAELAVPRIARMFMDEDDAEVNERSANATLERSPQSPRPADCASTPASPTPVSPTAMEPSNKFQFEWRKFSTPQIEPHLRREPFSQISGPTVSFTRPYEAFIAIWDREIMEMIVRETNIYAQQLATTMLENGTICPSSRITRWHDTNVNELYTYFAIVLAMGVVIKTRLTEYWNTSNDIFSTPGFSTEMSYDRFHLLSACLHFNNNKDCNSALLTRPQAKLFKIKPIIDHLNRKFSELYSLSQNVALDESLTMWKGWLEINQFIPNKAATVGIKTFELCESQTGYLWRFEVYAGHDTSAFQEDDPVSGKVPALVLRLLNGLEHKGHTIWMDNYYNSPSLARELKIRGFDCAGTLRTNRQFVPPELASITKNDMIVGQLLGCTSGDVDIVVWRDKNLVAFISTYHALLATKCGDTVKPTVAQDYNLNMGGVDRKDQQLAMYPLERKRNKVWYKKFFRRLLNASVLNSYILLKNQSWAHRKFRKALITDLFTAHRAPAPNSKTIATSVHSPAQYSSINPKKTDRLRRQCVVCKKRTVTYCKTCQLAMCTYTCYEPYHTAH; encoded by the exons ATACGTCGAATGTGGTTCAAGCAGCGGGGCAAGCACACCGAAGAAGACTTCTACCCCAAAAAAGCGGCGAAATCT AAGTCCGCGTAGTAACGATTCTACCCCAAAAAAGCGCCGAAATCT AAGTCCGCGTAGTAACGATTCTACCCCAAAAAAGCGCCGAAATCT AAGTCCGCGTAGTAACGATCCTAGCCCAAAAAAGCGTCGAAATCT aatAAATTCGTTCAGTGACAGACCCCGCCGTGATTCTGAAATAACCACTGCACTTAATTATG GCAGCGAAGAAGAGTCTGACGAAGAGGAAGAAGGGATTGCCGAGTTAGCGGTGCCCCGAATAGCAAGAATGTTTATGGACGAAGACGATGCGGAAGTCAACGAAAGATCCGCCAACGCTACTTTGGAGCGGTCCCCtcaatcgcctcgaccagccGATTGTGCTTCAACGCCCGCCTCACCGACGCCTGTTTCGCCGACTGCCATGGAACCCAGCAacaaatttcaatttgaatGGAGAAAGTTTTCAACGCCTCAAATTGAACCTCATTTGAGGCGAGAACCGTTCTCGCAAATTAGTGGCCCTACAGTTTCTTTCACGAGACCATACGAAGCATTTATTGCTATATGGGATCGTGAAATTATGGAAATGATTGTCAGGGAAACTAACATTTACGCACAGCAGCTGGCAACGACCATGTTGGAGAATGGAACGATCTGTCCTAGTAGTCGAATTACTCGTTGGCATGATACAAATGTAAATGAACTTTACACGTATTTTGCCATCGTTCTGGCTATGGGAGTGGTGATCAAAACCCGGTTAACCGAATACTGGAATACCTCTAACGACATCTTCAGTACTCCTGGCTTTTCCACGGAGATGTCATATGACAGATTCCACCTCCTGTCAGCATGtctgcattttaataataataaagattgtAACTCTGCGTTGTTGACACGACCCCAAGctaaactttttaaaattaaacctatAATAGATCACCTTAATCGCAAGTTTTCTGAATTATATAGTTTGTCTCAAAATGTGGCTCTCGATGAGAGTCTGACCATGTGGAAGGGCTGGCTTGAAATAAACCAGTTCATCCCTAACAAAGCAGCCACAGTTGGAATCAAAACCTTTGAATTGTGTGAATCTCAGACTGGTTATTTGTGGCGTTTTGAAGTATATGCAGGCCATGACAcctcggcatttcaagaagatGATCCAGTCTCGGGGAAAGTACCAGCTCTAGTGCTCAGACTTTTAAATGGTCTTGAACATAAAGGGCACACAATATGGATGGACAATTACTACAACTCTCCATCACTGGCACGAGAACTGAAGATCCGGGGATTTGACTGCGCGGGGACGCTCCGGACAAACCGTCAATTCGTACCACCTGAATTGGCGAGTATTACAAAAAACGACATGATTGTCGGTCAATTGTTGGGATGCACCTCTGGAGATGTGGACATTGTGGTGTGGAGGGATAAAAACCTCGTGGCTTTTATTTCAACATACCATGCTCTCCTAGCTACCAAGTGTGGCGATACAGTTAAGCCGACAGTCGCGCAGGACTATAATCTTAATATGGGCGGAGTAGACCGTAAGGATCAGCAACTCGCAATGTACCCTTTAGAAAGAAAAAGGAATAAGGTGTGgtacaaaaaattttttagaagactCTTGAACGCTAGTGTCCTGAACTCgtacattttactgaaaaaccAGTCGTGGGCACACCGGAAATTCCGAAAGGCGTTGATAACTGATTTGTTTACAGCACACCGAGCCCCTGCACCTAACTCAAAAACCATCGCAACATCAGTACATAGCCCGGCACAATACAGTTCGATTAATCCCAAAAAGACAGACCGACTTAGGCGCCAATGCGTCGTCTGCAAAAAACGAACTGTCACGTACTGTAAAACTTGCCAACTGGCAATGTGTACTTACACGTGTTACGAGCCTTACCACACTGCACACTGA
- the LOC119628548 gene encoding piggyBac transposable element-derived protein 4 isoform X14, translating to MEQYVECGSSSGASTPKKTSTPKKRRNLSPRSNDSTPKKRRNLINSFSDRPRRDSEITTALNYGSEEESDEEEEGIAELAVPRIARMFMDEDDAEVNERSANATLERSPQSPRPADCASTPASPTPVSPTAMEPSNKFQFEWRKFSTPQIEPHLRREPFSQISGPTVSFTRPYEAFIAIWDREIMEMIVRETNIYAQQLATTMLENGTICPSSRITRWHDTNVNELYTYFAIVLAMGVVIKTRLTEYWNTSNDIFSTPGFSTEMSYDRFHLLSACLHFNNNKDCNSALLTRPQAKLFKIKPIIDHLNRKFSELYSLSQNVALDESLTMWKGWLEINQFIPNKAATVGIKTFELCESQTGYLWRFEVYAGHDTSAFQEDDPVSGKVPALVLRLLNGLEHKGHTIWMDNYYNSPSLARELKIRGFDCAGTLRTNRQFVPPELASITKNDMIVGQLLGCTSGDVDIVVWRDKNLVAFISTYHALLATKCGDTVKPTVAQDYNLNMGGVDRKDQQLAMYPLERKRNKVWYKKFFRRLLNASVLNSYILLKNQSWAHRKFRKALITDLFTAHRAPAPNSKTIATSVHSPAQYSSINPKKTDRLRRQCVVCKKRTVTYCKTCQLAMCTYTCYEPYHTAH from the exons ATACGTCGAATGTGGTTCAAGCAGCGGGGCAAGCACACCGAAGAAGACTTCTACCCCAAAAAAGCGGCGAAATCT AAGTCCGCGTAGTAACGATTCTACCCCAAAAAAGCGCCGAAATCT aatAAATTCGTTCAGTGACAGACCCCGCCGTGATTCTGAAATAACCACTGCACTTAATTATG GCAGCGAAGAAGAGTCTGACGAAGAGGAAGAAGGGATTGCCGAGTTAGCGGTGCCCCGAATAGCAAGAATGTTTATGGACGAAGACGATGCGGAAGTCAACGAAAGATCCGCCAACGCTACTTTGGAGCGGTCCCCtcaatcgcctcgaccagccGATTGTGCTTCAACGCCCGCCTCACCGACGCCTGTTTCGCCGACTGCCATGGAACCCAGCAacaaatttcaatttgaatGGAGAAAGTTTTCAACGCCTCAAATTGAACCTCATTTGAGGCGAGAACCGTTCTCGCAAATTAGTGGCCCTACAGTTTCTTTCACGAGACCATACGAAGCATTTATTGCTATATGGGATCGTGAAATTATGGAAATGATTGTCAGGGAAACTAACATTTACGCACAGCAGCTGGCAACGACCATGTTGGAGAATGGAACGATCTGTCCTAGTAGTCGAATTACTCGTTGGCATGATACAAATGTAAATGAACTTTACACGTATTTTGCCATCGTTCTGGCTATGGGAGTGGTGATCAAAACCCGGTTAACCGAATACTGGAATACCTCTAACGACATCTTCAGTACTCCTGGCTTTTCCACGGAGATGTCATATGACAGATTCCACCTCCTGTCAGCATGtctgcattttaataataataaagattgtAACTCTGCGTTGTTGACACGACCCCAAGctaaactttttaaaattaaacctatAATAGATCACCTTAATCGCAAGTTTTCTGAATTATATAGTTTGTCTCAAAATGTGGCTCTCGATGAGAGTCTGACCATGTGGAAGGGCTGGCTTGAAATAAACCAGTTCATCCCTAACAAAGCAGCCACAGTTGGAATCAAAACCTTTGAATTGTGTGAATCTCAGACTGGTTATTTGTGGCGTTTTGAAGTATATGCAGGCCATGACAcctcggcatttcaagaagatGATCCAGTCTCGGGGAAAGTACCAGCTCTAGTGCTCAGACTTTTAAATGGTCTTGAACATAAAGGGCACACAATATGGATGGACAATTACTACAACTCTCCATCACTGGCACGAGAACTGAAGATCCGGGGATTTGACTGCGCGGGGACGCTCCGGACAAACCGTCAATTCGTACCACCTGAATTGGCGAGTATTACAAAAAACGACATGATTGTCGGTCAATTGTTGGGATGCACCTCTGGAGATGTGGACATTGTGGTGTGGAGGGATAAAAACCTCGTGGCTTTTATTTCAACATACCATGCTCTCCTAGCTACCAAGTGTGGCGATACAGTTAAGCCGACAGTCGCGCAGGACTATAATCTTAATATGGGCGGAGTAGACCGTAAGGATCAGCAACTCGCAATGTACCCTTTAGAAAGAAAAAGGAATAAGGTGTGgtacaaaaaattttttagaagactCTTGAACGCTAGTGTCCTGAACTCgtacattttactgaaaaaccAGTCGTGGGCACACCGGAAATTCCGAAAGGCGTTGATAACTGATTTGTTTACAGCACACCGAGCCCCTGCACCTAACTCAAAAACCATCGCAACATCAGTACATAGCCCGGCACAATACAGTTCGATTAATCCCAAAAAGACAGACCGACTTAGGCGCCAATGCGTCGTCTGCAAAAAACGAACTGTCACGTACTGTAAAACTTGCCAACTGGCAATGTGTACTTACACGTGTTACGAGCCTTACCACACTGCACACTGA
- the LOC119628548 gene encoding piggyBac transposable element-derived protein 4 isoform X1, whose product MEQYVECGSSSGASTPKKTSTPKKRRNLSLRSNDSTPKKRRNLSPRSNDSTPKKRRNLSPRSNDSTPKKRRNLIPSFSDRPLFALFFRSPRSNDPSPKKRRNLINSFSDRPRRDSEITTALNYGSEEESDEEEEGIAELAVPRIARMFMDEDDAEVNERSANATLERSPQSPRPADCASTPASPTPVSPTAMEPSNKFQFEWRKFSTPQIEPHLRREPFSQISGPTVSFTRPYEAFIAIWDREIMEMIVRETNIYAQQLATTMLENGTICPSSRITRWHDTNVNELYTYFAIVLAMGVVIKTRLTEYWNTSNDIFSTPGFSTEMSYDRFHLLSACLHFNNNKDCNSALLTRPQAKLFKIKPIIDHLNRKFSELYSLSQNVALDESLTMWKGWLEINQFIPNKAATVGIKTFELCESQTGYLWRFEVYAGHDTSAFQEDDPVSGKVPALVLRLLNGLEHKGHTIWMDNYYNSPSLARELKIRGFDCAGTLRTNRQFVPPELASITKNDMIVGQLLGCTSGDVDIVVWRDKNLVAFISTYHALLATKCGDTVKPTVAQDYNLNMGGVDRKDQQLAMYPLERKRNKVWYKKFFRRLLNASVLNSYILLKNQSWAHRKFRKALITDLFTAHRAPAPNSKTIATSVHSPAQYSSINPKKTDRLRRQCVVCKKRTVTYCKTCQLAMCTYTCYEPYHTAH is encoded by the exons ATACGTCGAATGTGGTTCAAGCAGCGGGGCAAGCACACCGAAGAAGACTTCTACCCCAAAAAAGCGGCGAAATCT AAGTCTGCGTAGTAACGATTCTACCCCAAAAAAGCGCCGAAATCT AAGTCCGCGTAGTAACGATTCTACCCCAAAAAAGCGCCGAAATCT AAGTCCGCGTAGTAACGATTCTACCCCAAAAAAGCGCCGAAATCT aatCCCTTCGTTCAGTGACAGACCCCTATTTGCTTTATTTTTCAGAAGTCCGCGTAGTAACGATCCTAGCCCAAAAAAGCGTCGAAATCT aatAAATTCGTTCAGTGACAGACCCCGCCGTGATTCTGAAATAACCACTGCACTTAATTATG GCAGCGAAGAAGAGTCTGACGAAGAGGAAGAAGGGATTGCCGAGTTAGCGGTGCCCCGAATAGCAAGAATGTTTATGGACGAAGACGATGCGGAAGTCAACGAAAGATCCGCCAACGCTACTTTGGAGCGGTCCCCtcaatcgcctcgaccagccGATTGTGCTTCAACGCCCGCCTCACCGACGCCTGTTTCGCCGACTGCCATGGAACCCAGCAacaaatttcaatttgaatGGAGAAAGTTTTCAACGCCTCAAATTGAACCTCATTTGAGGCGAGAACCGTTCTCGCAAATTAGTGGCCCTACAGTTTCTTTCACGAGACCATACGAAGCATTTATTGCTATATGGGATCGTGAAATTATGGAAATGATTGTCAGGGAAACTAACATTTACGCACAGCAGCTGGCAACGACCATGTTGGAGAATGGAACGATCTGTCCTAGTAGTCGAATTACTCGTTGGCATGATACAAATGTAAATGAACTTTACACGTATTTTGCCATCGTTCTGGCTATGGGAGTGGTGATCAAAACCCGGTTAACCGAATACTGGAATACCTCTAACGACATCTTCAGTACTCCTGGCTTTTCCACGGAGATGTCATATGACAGATTCCACCTCCTGTCAGCATGtctgcattttaataataataaagattgtAACTCTGCGTTGTTGACACGACCCCAAGctaaactttttaaaattaaacctatAATAGATCACCTTAATCGCAAGTTTTCTGAATTATATAGTTTGTCTCAAAATGTGGCTCTCGATGAGAGTCTGACCATGTGGAAGGGCTGGCTTGAAATAAACCAGTTCATCCCTAACAAAGCAGCCACAGTTGGAATCAAAACCTTTGAATTGTGTGAATCTCAGACTGGTTATTTGTGGCGTTTTGAAGTATATGCAGGCCATGACAcctcggcatttcaagaagatGATCCAGTCTCGGGGAAAGTACCAGCTCTAGTGCTCAGACTTTTAAATGGTCTTGAACATAAAGGGCACACAATATGGATGGACAATTACTACAACTCTCCATCACTGGCACGAGAACTGAAGATCCGGGGATTTGACTGCGCGGGGACGCTCCGGACAAACCGTCAATTCGTACCACCTGAATTGGCGAGTATTACAAAAAACGACATGATTGTCGGTCAATTGTTGGGATGCACCTCTGGAGATGTGGACATTGTGGTGTGGAGGGATAAAAACCTCGTGGCTTTTATTTCAACATACCATGCTCTCCTAGCTACCAAGTGTGGCGATACAGTTAAGCCGACAGTCGCGCAGGACTATAATCTTAATATGGGCGGAGTAGACCGTAAGGATCAGCAACTCGCAATGTACCCTTTAGAAAGAAAAAGGAATAAGGTGTGgtacaaaaaattttttagaagactCTTGAACGCTAGTGTCCTGAACTCgtacattttactgaaaaaccAGTCGTGGGCACACCGGAAATTCCGAAAGGCGTTGATAACTGATTTGTTTACAGCACACCGAGCCCCTGCACCTAACTCAAAAACCATCGCAACATCAGTACATAGCCCGGCACAATACAGTTCGATTAATCCCAAAAAGACAGACCGACTTAGGCGCCAATGCGTCGTCTGCAAAAAACGAACTGTCACGTACTGTAAAACTTGCCAACTGGCAATGTGTACTTACACGTGTTACGAGCCTTACCACACTGCACACTGA
- the LOC119628548 gene encoding piggyBac transposable element-derived protein 4 isoform X11, giving the protein MEQYVECGSSSGASTPKKTSTPKKRRNLSPRSNDSTPKKRRNLSPRSNDPSPKKRRNLINSFSDRPRRDSEITTALNYGSEEESDEEEEGIAELAVPRIARMFMDEDDAEVNERSANATLERSPQSPRPADCASTPASPTPVSPTAMEPSNKFQFEWRKFSTPQIEPHLRREPFSQISGPTVSFTRPYEAFIAIWDREIMEMIVRETNIYAQQLATTMLENGTICPSSRITRWHDTNVNELYTYFAIVLAMGVVIKTRLTEYWNTSNDIFSTPGFSTEMSYDRFHLLSACLHFNNNKDCNSALLTRPQAKLFKIKPIIDHLNRKFSELYSLSQNVALDESLTMWKGWLEINQFIPNKAATVGIKTFELCESQTGYLWRFEVYAGHDTSAFQEDDPVSGKVPALVLRLLNGLEHKGHTIWMDNYYNSPSLARELKIRGFDCAGTLRTNRQFVPPELASITKNDMIVGQLLGCTSGDVDIVVWRDKNLVAFISTYHALLATKCGDTVKPTVAQDYNLNMGGVDRKDQQLAMYPLERKRNKVWYKKFFRRLLNASVLNSYILLKNQSWAHRKFRKALITDLFTAHRAPAPNSKTIATSVHSPAQYSSINPKKTDRLRRQCVVCKKRTVTYCKTCQLAMCTYTCYEPYHTAH; this is encoded by the exons ATACGTCGAATGTGGTTCAAGCAGCGGGGCAAGCACACCGAAGAAGACTTCTACCCCAAAAAAGCGGCGAAATCT AAGTCCGCGTAGTAACGATTCTACCCCAAAAAAGCGCCGAAATCT AAGTCCGCGTAGTAACGATCCTAGCCCAAAAAAGCGTCGAAATCT aatAAATTCGTTCAGTGACAGACCCCGCCGTGATTCTGAAATAACCACTGCACTTAATTATG GCAGCGAAGAAGAGTCTGACGAAGAGGAAGAAGGGATTGCCGAGTTAGCGGTGCCCCGAATAGCAAGAATGTTTATGGACGAAGACGATGCGGAAGTCAACGAAAGATCCGCCAACGCTACTTTGGAGCGGTCCCCtcaatcgcctcgaccagccGATTGTGCTTCAACGCCCGCCTCACCGACGCCTGTTTCGCCGACTGCCATGGAACCCAGCAacaaatttcaatttgaatGGAGAAAGTTTTCAACGCCTCAAATTGAACCTCATTTGAGGCGAGAACCGTTCTCGCAAATTAGTGGCCCTACAGTTTCTTTCACGAGACCATACGAAGCATTTATTGCTATATGGGATCGTGAAATTATGGAAATGATTGTCAGGGAAACTAACATTTACGCACAGCAGCTGGCAACGACCATGTTGGAGAATGGAACGATCTGTCCTAGTAGTCGAATTACTCGTTGGCATGATACAAATGTAAATGAACTTTACACGTATTTTGCCATCGTTCTGGCTATGGGAGTGGTGATCAAAACCCGGTTAACCGAATACTGGAATACCTCTAACGACATCTTCAGTACTCCTGGCTTTTCCACGGAGATGTCATATGACAGATTCCACCTCCTGTCAGCATGtctgcattttaataataataaagattgtAACTCTGCGTTGTTGACACGACCCCAAGctaaactttttaaaattaaacctatAATAGATCACCTTAATCGCAAGTTTTCTGAATTATATAGTTTGTCTCAAAATGTGGCTCTCGATGAGAGTCTGACCATGTGGAAGGGCTGGCTTGAAATAAACCAGTTCATCCCTAACAAAGCAGCCACAGTTGGAATCAAAACCTTTGAATTGTGTGAATCTCAGACTGGTTATTTGTGGCGTTTTGAAGTATATGCAGGCCATGACAcctcggcatttcaagaagatGATCCAGTCTCGGGGAAAGTACCAGCTCTAGTGCTCAGACTTTTAAATGGTCTTGAACATAAAGGGCACACAATATGGATGGACAATTACTACAACTCTCCATCACTGGCACGAGAACTGAAGATCCGGGGATTTGACTGCGCGGGGACGCTCCGGACAAACCGTCAATTCGTACCACCTGAATTGGCGAGTATTACAAAAAACGACATGATTGTCGGTCAATTGTTGGGATGCACCTCTGGAGATGTGGACATTGTGGTGTGGAGGGATAAAAACCTCGTGGCTTTTATTTCAACATACCATGCTCTCCTAGCTACCAAGTGTGGCGATACAGTTAAGCCGACAGTCGCGCAGGACTATAATCTTAATATGGGCGGAGTAGACCGTAAGGATCAGCAACTCGCAATGTACCCTTTAGAAAGAAAAAGGAATAAGGTGTGgtacaaaaaattttttagaagactCTTGAACGCTAGTGTCCTGAACTCgtacattttactgaaaaaccAGTCGTGGGCACACCGGAAATTCCGAAAGGCGTTGATAACTGATTTGTTTACAGCACACCGAGCCCCTGCACCTAACTCAAAAACCATCGCAACATCAGTACATAGCCCGGCACAATACAGTTCGATTAATCCCAAAAAGACAGACCGACTTAGGCGCCAATGCGTCGTCTGCAAAAAACGAACTGTCACGTACTGTAAAACTTGCCAACTGGCAATGTGTACTTACACGTGTTACGAGCCTTACCACACTGCACACTGA
- the LOC119628548 gene encoding piggyBac transposable element-derived protein 4 isoform X2: protein MEQYVECGSSSGASTPKKTSTPKKRRNLSLRSNDSTPKKRRNLSPRSNDSTPKKRRNLSPRSNDSTPKKRRNLSPRSNDPSPKKRRNLINSFSDRPRRDSEITTALNYGSEEESDEEEEGIAELAVPRIARMFMDEDDAEVNERSANATLERSPQSPRPADCASTPASPTPVSPTAMEPSNKFQFEWRKFSTPQIEPHLRREPFSQISGPTVSFTRPYEAFIAIWDREIMEMIVRETNIYAQQLATTMLENGTICPSSRITRWHDTNVNELYTYFAIVLAMGVVIKTRLTEYWNTSNDIFSTPGFSTEMSYDRFHLLSACLHFNNNKDCNSALLTRPQAKLFKIKPIIDHLNRKFSELYSLSQNVALDESLTMWKGWLEINQFIPNKAATVGIKTFELCESQTGYLWRFEVYAGHDTSAFQEDDPVSGKVPALVLRLLNGLEHKGHTIWMDNYYNSPSLARELKIRGFDCAGTLRTNRQFVPPELASITKNDMIVGQLLGCTSGDVDIVVWRDKNLVAFISTYHALLATKCGDTVKPTVAQDYNLNMGGVDRKDQQLAMYPLERKRNKVWYKKFFRRLLNASVLNSYILLKNQSWAHRKFRKALITDLFTAHRAPAPNSKTIATSVHSPAQYSSINPKKTDRLRRQCVVCKKRTVTYCKTCQLAMCTYTCYEPYHTAH from the exons ATACGTCGAATGTGGTTCAAGCAGCGGGGCAAGCACACCGAAGAAGACTTCTACCCCAAAAAAGCGGCGAAATCT AAGTCTGCGTAGTAACGATTCTACCCCAAAAAAGCGCCGAAATCT AAGTCCGCGTAGTAACGATTCTACCCCAAAAAAGCGCCGAAATCT AAGTCCGCGTAGTAACGATTCTACCCCAAAAAAGCGCCGAAATCT AAGTCCGCGTAGTAACGATCCTAGCCCAAAAAAGCGTCGAAATCT aatAAATTCGTTCAGTGACAGACCCCGCCGTGATTCTGAAATAACCACTGCACTTAATTATG GCAGCGAAGAAGAGTCTGACGAAGAGGAAGAAGGGATTGCCGAGTTAGCGGTGCCCCGAATAGCAAGAATGTTTATGGACGAAGACGATGCGGAAGTCAACGAAAGATCCGCCAACGCTACTTTGGAGCGGTCCCCtcaatcgcctcgaccagccGATTGTGCTTCAACGCCCGCCTCACCGACGCCTGTTTCGCCGACTGCCATGGAACCCAGCAacaaatttcaatttgaatGGAGAAAGTTTTCAACGCCTCAAATTGAACCTCATTTGAGGCGAGAACCGTTCTCGCAAATTAGTGGCCCTACAGTTTCTTTCACGAGACCATACGAAGCATTTATTGCTATATGGGATCGTGAAATTATGGAAATGATTGTCAGGGAAACTAACATTTACGCACAGCAGCTGGCAACGACCATGTTGGAGAATGGAACGATCTGTCCTAGTAGTCGAATTACTCGTTGGCATGATACAAATGTAAATGAACTTTACACGTATTTTGCCATCGTTCTGGCTATGGGAGTGGTGATCAAAACCCGGTTAACCGAATACTGGAATACCTCTAACGACATCTTCAGTACTCCTGGCTTTTCCACGGAGATGTCATATGACAGATTCCACCTCCTGTCAGCATGtctgcattttaataataataaagattgtAACTCTGCGTTGTTGACACGACCCCAAGctaaactttttaaaattaaacctatAATAGATCACCTTAATCGCAAGTTTTCTGAATTATATAGTTTGTCTCAAAATGTGGCTCTCGATGAGAGTCTGACCATGTGGAAGGGCTGGCTTGAAATAAACCAGTTCATCCCTAACAAAGCAGCCACAGTTGGAATCAAAACCTTTGAATTGTGTGAATCTCAGACTGGTTATTTGTGGCGTTTTGAAGTATATGCAGGCCATGACAcctcggcatttcaagaagatGATCCAGTCTCGGGGAAAGTACCAGCTCTAGTGCTCAGACTTTTAAATGGTCTTGAACATAAAGGGCACACAATATGGATGGACAATTACTACAACTCTCCATCACTGGCACGAGAACTGAAGATCCGGGGATTTGACTGCGCGGGGACGCTCCGGACAAACCGTCAATTCGTACCACCTGAATTGGCGAGTATTACAAAAAACGACATGATTGTCGGTCAATTGTTGGGATGCACCTCTGGAGATGTGGACATTGTGGTGTGGAGGGATAAAAACCTCGTGGCTTTTATTTCAACATACCATGCTCTCCTAGCTACCAAGTGTGGCGATACAGTTAAGCCGACAGTCGCGCAGGACTATAATCTTAATATGGGCGGAGTAGACCGTAAGGATCAGCAACTCGCAATGTACCCTTTAGAAAGAAAAAGGAATAAGGTGTGgtacaaaaaattttttagaagactCTTGAACGCTAGTGTCCTGAACTCgtacattttactgaaaaaccAGTCGTGGGCACACCGGAAATTCCGAAAGGCGTTGATAACTGATTTGTTTACAGCACACCGAGCCCCTGCACCTAACTCAAAAACCATCGCAACATCAGTACATAGCCCGGCACAATACAGTTCGATTAATCCCAAAAAGACAGACCGACTTAGGCGCCAATGCGTCGTCTGCAAAAAACGAACTGTCACGTACTGTAAAACTTGCCAACTGGCAATGTGTACTTACACGTGTTACGAGCCTTACCACACTGCACACTGA